The region CTCCAAGGCCGCCTGCACGCCCGTCCCGTCGAACTCGGCGACGAACTCGCGTATCTGCTCTAAGCCCGCCTCCTGTTCCTCGGAGATATCGCCGACGATCTCGAAGTCGCCGTCGCCGGCGCGGTAGTCGACGACGCCGCTTTCGGCGGCCTTCTTCAACGCCTTCTCCGCGTGCGCACTCGCGGGGACGAACGAGAGGTGGTCGTAGTCGGGGTCCGACGTTATCTCCTCGTAGTTCTCCTGCGCTACGGGCTTGTCCATCTTGTTCGCCGCGATGACCATCGGCTTGGTGCGCTTGCGAATCTCGCGGGCGACGGCCTCCTTGTCGTCGTCGTCCCACTCCTCGGGGTCCAACCCGAGGCCCAGACCGAGTATCACCTGCTTTATCTCGTCTTTGTTCGTCTTGAACGCCGACATCTGTTCGGCGAGGTCCTCCTCGACGTTCTTCTCCTCGCCGTTGTAGCCCGACCGGTAGCGGTCGAGTCCCTTCTCCAAGATGTCGAGATACCACATGTCGAGTTCGTCTTCGAGGAAGTCGATGTCCTCGCGGGGGTCGTGACCCTCCGTGGGTTCGCCCTCGATGTCCGTCTCGCCGGAGAAGTCGACGACGTGGACGAGGACGTCCGCCTCGTTGAGGTCCGTCAGGAACTGGTTGCCGAGGCCCTTCCCCTCGTGTGCGCCGGGGATGAGACCCGCCACGTCCACCAACTTGACCGGCACGAACCGCACGCCGTCGTCGCAGAAGCCCACCGAGGGCGTACACGACTCGTCGAACTCGGGGGCCGCACACTCGACGCGGACGTACGCCTCGCCGACAGAAGGATCGATGGTGGTGAAGGGGTACGCCCCCTCCGGAACGTCGTTCATCGTCGCCGCGTTGAAAAAGGAGGACTTGCCGACGGACGGTTTGCCGACCAGTCCGATCTTGTGACTCATTAGGTGCGGATGA is a window of Halopelagius longus DNA encoding:
- a CDS encoding redox-regulated ATPase YchF, whose product is MSHKIGLVGKPSVGKSSFFNAATMNDVPEGAYPFTTIDPSVGEAYVRVECAAPEFDESCTPSVGFCDDGVRFVPVKLVDVAGLIPGAHEGKGLGNQFLTDLNEADVLVHVVDFSGETDIEGEPTEGHDPREDIDFLEDELDMWYLDILEKGLDRYRSGYNGEEKNVEEDLAEQMSAFKTNKDEIKQVILGLGLGLDPEEWDDDDKEAVAREIRKRTKPMVIAANKMDKPVAQENYEEITSDPDYDHLSFVPASAHAEKALKKAAESGVVDYRAGDGDFEIVGDISEEQEAGLEQIREFVAEFDGTGVQAALETALFDEMGAIAIFPGSANGRGDTQGVFRDCFILPEDSTTEDFAYHLHSDIGDGLLHGIDCHTKRQVGADHVLSHRDVVEIVTTN